From one Peredibacter starrii genomic stretch:
- a CDS encoding type II secretion system F family protein: protein MRISTVISLLVFLLLSLNAWSQANCPNEYSQISASCIASLNKPFATKNITLSTELNGNIFFYKTPGGDLGKLRVIATTVDSKRECTLYLDAVTFTGERVFIPNSSISIRADKSNWLKDRIFLDREGLSALGMEKNAKGQCQLFLTQGTEIAFFRKHIEGKAKEENYLLFFAPLVLVFIAIFLIVRVFMEDQDKFKTQEALEDAENSGKVKNEIFFIKITKPFYKRYFVPMVQGAKNKQTIRTKWRQKLANAGLVKDMTPEEFVALKFFMILGGPFAFLAIRWIMSETWPLSITPAMAIVGYFYPDLWLSGLIKKRGDETLRAMPFIVDMLALSVEAGLDFMAAIQRVIEKAPNSPLVEEFETLIKETKIGSSRAEGLRQLAWRVNIIEINSFCATLIAADSVGASIGPLLKQLSAELRVKRSSRAEQLGATAATKILIPMIFFILPAVLVAIFAPMALKMMAGKL from the coding sequence ATGCGGATTTCTACCGTTATTTCTTTATTAGTGTTCTTGTTGCTGAGCTTAAATGCTTGGTCGCAAGCTAATTGCCCAAATGAGTACTCGCAAATTTCAGCGAGTTGTATTGCTTCGTTAAATAAACCATTCGCCACTAAGAACATCACGCTATCAACTGAACTCAACGGAAATATTTTTTTCTACAAAACTCCCGGTGGAGATTTAGGAAAACTAAGAGTCATTGCGACCACTGTTGATTCAAAACGAGAGTGTACTCTTTATCTTGATGCAGTGACATTTACTGGTGAACGAGTTTTCATTCCTAACTCTTCCATTTCAATTCGTGCTGATAAGAGTAACTGGTTAAAAGACCGAATCTTCCTTGATCGAGAGGGACTTTCTGCTCTGGGAATGGAGAAGAACGCTAAAGGTCAGTGTCAGTTGTTCTTAACTCAGGGAACTGAAATTGCCTTCTTTAGAAAACATATTGAAGGTAAAGCAAAAGAAGAGAATTATCTCTTGTTCTTCGCTCCACTTGTTCTAGTCTTCATCGCGATCTTCTTGATTGTTCGTGTTTTCATGGAAGATCAAGACAAGTTTAAAACTCAAGAAGCTCTTGAAGACGCCGAGAACAGCGGAAAGGTTAAAAACGAAATCTTCTTCATCAAGATCACGAAGCCTTTCTATAAAAGATATTTTGTTCCGATGGTTCAAGGGGCGAAGAACAAACAAACCATTCGAACCAAGTGGCGACAGAAGCTCGCCAATGCTGGTCTTGTGAAAGACATGACGCCGGAAGAGTTTGTTGCTCTGAAGTTCTTTATGATTCTGGGTGGACCATTTGCGTTTCTCGCCATTCGCTGGATCATGTCTGAAACATGGCCGCTATCAATCACACCTGCCATGGCCATCGTGGGTTATTTCTATCCTGATTTGTGGTTAAGTGGATTAATTAAAAAACGTGGGGATGAAACATTAAGGGCGATGCCTTTTATTGTGGATATGCTGGCACTATCTGTGGAAGCTGGTCTGGATTTCATGGCCGCTATTCAACGAGTGATTGAGAAGGCCCCAAATAGTCCATTGGTGGAAGAGTTTGAAACTCTGATTAAAGAAACAAAGATCGGTTCAAGCCGTGCGGAAGGTCTAAGACAACTCGCCTGGCGTGTGAACATTATTGAAATCAACTCATTCTGTGCCACGCTTATTGCGGCGGACTCTGTGGGTGCTTCAATTGGTCCTCTCTTAAAGCAGCTTTCGGCCGAACTTCGCGTGAAGCGTTCTTCTCGCGCGGAACAGCTGGGTGCTACTGCCGCCACTAAGATTCTTATTCCGATGATTTTCTTTATTCTTCCAGCAGTGCTGGTCGCGATTTTTGCACCGATGGCCCTGAAGATGATGGCGGGGAAACTATGA
- the nagZ gene encoding beta-N-acetylhexosaminidase has protein sequence MRFNLDTYGQLIISGIKGTSLLPEEVEFIKNEKLGGIILFSHNFEDPAQLAELVNNIQKLRDEYPLFISVDQEGGRVVRFKKHFTQLPAMLDLAKLDSPKLVFEAHQVIAKELAACGINLSFSPVCDILTNPDNKAIGDRAYGTDAETVEKYISAAIRGLQTSGLLSCAKHFPGHGGTTQDSHFELPLVKTTLAELKSREMIPFIKASKSRVEFMMMAHLMVDAIDDKLPTSLSPRAYDFLRQETKFTKIVITDDMEMKAIADRFSIEEAAVMAMKAGTDMLLYRFMEDADKALKAIREAVKKRNLTKESMLEKLGRVERCKKENLANYQPIYIPKIADEFNSPEAKKLLAQYQASQTTKV, from the coding sequence GTGAGGTTTAATTTGGATACTTACGGCCAGCTGATTATTTCGGGCATTAAAGGAACAAGTCTTCTTCCAGAAGAAGTTGAGTTCATTAAGAACGAAAAATTGGGCGGTATCATTCTTTTCTCTCATAACTTTGAAGATCCTGCCCAGCTGGCGGAGCTGGTGAATAATATTCAAAAGCTTCGTGATGAATATCCACTTTTTATCTCTGTAGATCAGGAAGGTGGAAGAGTCGTTCGCTTCAAAAAGCACTTCACCCAACTTCCAGCGATGCTGGATCTGGCAAAGCTTGATTCTCCGAAGCTTGTTTTCGAGGCCCATCAGGTAATCGCCAAAGAACTTGCTGCTTGTGGAATCAATCTTAGTTTCTCTCCGGTTTGTGACATTCTTACGAATCCGGACAATAAGGCGATCGGTGACCGAGCTTACGGCACGGATGCTGAGACCGTAGAAAAATATATTAGTGCTGCCATTCGTGGACTTCAGACCAGTGGTCTTCTTTCATGTGCTAAACACTTCCCAGGTCACGGCGGAACAACTCAGGACTCCCATTTTGAACTGCCATTAGTTAAAACCACTCTGGCGGAACTCAAGTCGCGTGAAATGATTCCTTTCATTAAGGCCTCTAAGTCACGTGTAGAATTTATGATGATGGCCCACCTTATGGTGGACGCTATCGATGATAAGCTTCCAACCAGCCTTAGTCCTCGCGCTTACGATTTCCTTCGTCAGGAAACCAAGTTCACCAAAATCGTGATTACTGATGACATGGAAATGAAAGCAATAGCTGATCGATTTAGTATCGAAGAAGCGGCCGTGATGGCGATGAAGGCCGGCACTGACATGCTTCTTTACCGATTCATGGAAGACGCGGACAAGGCGCTTAAAGCGATTCGTGAGGCAGTTAAGAAACGTAACCTCACCAAAGAATCAATGCTTGAGAAACTTGGGCGGGTTGAACGTTGTAAGAAAGAGAACCTTGCTAATTATCAGCCGATCTATATTCCAAAAATTGCGGATGAGTTCAACTCACCTGAGGCGAAAAAGCTCCTGGCTCAGTATCAGGCATCTCAGACAACGAAAGTCTGA
- a CDS encoding PilZ domain-containing protein — MSQTFFSKQDPTEKLSRLSLLGSSRGTVIVWLKGKKEKHTYQVLKFDKDREEIVLDSKDTIFKAGETVLCSFELRGMNFFSETIFQVSISGYNVLQVKNILYKSERRSSYRLLTFPIYEVYVDFNLGEAYVGGKVVDMKSRSSQTGLFKNFLQIVGDEKENTSPGEKLKIRVQDLSTTGMAIHVGELESKHFEKDMIFENVDIRFTDEVIQIPEVKVVYVVDYISNDKNIKKYKVGLHFNNLPTLIDDQIGKKINRLLRENDFNKDFENFIK; from the coding sequence ATGTCTCAAACCTTTTTTAGCAAACAAGATCCTACCGAAAAGCTTAGCAGGCTCTCCCTGCTAGGCTCTTCGAGAGGAACTGTCATTGTTTGGTTGAAAGGTAAAAAAGAAAAGCACACCTACCAAGTTCTTAAGTTCGATAAAGATCGCGAAGAAATCGTTCTAGATTCCAAAGACACAATTTTTAAGGCCGGAGAAACTGTTCTGTGTAGTTTTGAACTACGTGGAATGAATTTCTTTTCTGAGACCATCTTTCAGGTGAGTATCAGCGGTTATAACGTGCTTCAGGTGAAGAACATTCTTTATAAGTCTGAGCGTCGTTCGAGTTATCGTCTTCTGACTTTCCCGATTTATGAGGTCTACGTTGATTTCAATTTGGGTGAGGCCTATGTGGGCGGTAAAGTGGTGGACATGAAATCCCGCTCTAGTCAGACCGGTCTTTTCAAAAACTTCCTGCAAATTGTTGGTGATGAAAAAGAAAATACTTCACCAGGCGAAAAATTAAAGATCAGAGTCCAGGATCTATCTACTACTGGTATGGCCATTCATGTTGGTGAGCTAGAGAGTAAGCATTTTGAAAAAGACATGATCTTTGAAAATGTGGACATCAGATTTACGGATGAAGTGATTCAGATTCCTGAAGTGAAAGTTGTTTATGTCGTGGACTATATTTCTAACGACAAAAACATTAAGAAGTACAAAGTGGGACTTCATTTCAACAATCTTCCCACTCTTATTGATGATCAAATCGGAAAGAAAATTAATCGTCTCCTAAGAGAGAATGATTTCAATAAAGATTTCGAGAATTTCATAAAGTGA
- a CDS encoding rod shape-determining protein, producing the protein MLDWFSNDLAIDLGTANTLVYAKDRGIIVNEPSVVAVHQGFRGEQKVLAVGKEAKEMLGRTPGSIKAIRPMKDGVIADFEVTQAMLKYFIQKSLNGSKLIKPRIIICIPFGITQVEKRAVKESAEQAGAREVYLIEEPMAAAIGAGLPITDPSGNMIVDIGGGTTEVAVISLGGIVYSKSVRVAGDKFDEAIVSYIKKKYSLLIGERTAEMIKMSIGNAYPFDDEVKTYEVKGRDLIAGAPKTIEVTSDEIREALADPISEVVEAIKISLEKTPPELAADIVDNGIILAGGGSLLANLDILIKEKTGLPVSLAEDPLTCVVRGCGMALESLTLLRQVTTLS; encoded by the coding sequence ATGCTTGATTGGTTTTCGAATGACTTGGCGATCGACCTTGGTACCGCCAACACACTAGTTTATGCCAAAGATCGTGGAATCATCGTTAACGAGCCATCAGTTGTGGCCGTTCACCAGGGTTTCCGTGGCGAACAGAAAGTTCTTGCTGTAGGTAAAGAAGCAAAAGAAATGCTTGGACGTACACCAGGATCTATTAAAGCAATTCGTCCTATGAAAGACGGGGTGATTGCAGATTTCGAAGTTACTCAGGCAATGTTGAAATATTTCATTCAGAAATCATTGAATGGATCAAAACTAATTAAGCCAAGAATCATCATTTGTATTCCTTTCGGAATTACACAAGTTGAAAAAAGAGCTGTGAAAGAATCTGCTGAACAAGCTGGTGCTCGTGAAGTTTATCTGATCGAAGAACCAATGGCAGCTGCGATCGGTGCTGGTCTTCCAATCACTGATCCATCAGGTAACATGATCGTTGATATCGGTGGTGGTACAACTGAAGTCGCAGTTATCTCTCTCGGTGGTATCGTTTACTCGAAATCAGTACGCGTTGCTGGTGATAAATTCGATGAGGCCATCGTTTCATACATTAAGAAAAAATATTCACTTCTTATCGGTGAAAGAACTGCTGAGATGATTAAGATGTCGATCGGTAACGCTTATCCGTTCGACGATGAAGTTAAGACTTACGAAGTTAAAGGTCGTGACTTGATCGCAGGTGCGCCTAAGACAATCGAAGTAACTTCAGATGAAATTCGTGAAGCACTAGCGGATCCTATTTCAGAAGTTGTTGAAGCAATTAAAATCTCTCTTGAGAAAACTCCACCTGAACTGGCCGCTGATATCGTTGATAACGGTATTATCCTTGCTGGTGGTGGTTCACTTCTAGCTAACCTGGACATTCTGATTAAAGAAAAAACTGGTCTACCAGTATCTCTTGCAGAAGATCCTCTTACTTGCGTTGTTCGCGGTTGCGGAATGGCGCTTGAGTCTCTGACGCTTCTTCGTCAGGTGACAACTCTTAGCTAA
- the hpt gene encoding hypoxanthine phosphoribosyltransferase → MSDEKNKFPSSFVSSQFVKYIDAKEIKGIVETLGNTLSQKYQGQDLVLIGVLKGSMVFMADLIREIKGVKVYVDFVKLQAVGRSKENHGTITISKDITTNLMDRNVVIVEEIVDTGRALSFLKKRIMLSSPRSLEVITLFDKPYKRTVNIQPDLTGKKIEDQFIVGYGLDLEDYGRNFEQLYYLKYPN, encoded by the coding sequence ATGAGCGATGAAAAGAATAAGTTCCCTTCCAGTTTTGTGTCTTCTCAATTCGTAAAATACATCGATGCGAAGGAGATCAAAGGTATTGTTGAGACCCTGGGTAATACCCTTTCTCAGAAGTATCAGGGTCAGGATCTAGTTCTGATCGGAGTACTTAAGGGCAGTATGGTTTTCATGGCCGATTTGATCAGAGAGATCAAAGGGGTCAAGGTTTACGTGGATTTTGTGAAGCTCCAAGCAGTGGGCCGCAGCAAAGAAAACCATGGCACGATCACCATCAGCAAAGATATCACCACAAATCTGATGGACCGCAACGTAGTTATCGTGGAGGAGATCGTAGATACCGGCCGTGCGTTAAGTTTCCTCAAAAAGCGCATTATGCTGAGCTCACCCCGTTCACTTGAAGTAATCACACTTTTCGATAAGCCTTATAAGCGCACTGTGAACATCCAGCCGGACCTGACTGGGAAGAAAATCGAAGATCAGTTTATCGTGGGCTACGGACTTGATCTGGAAGATTACGGACGAAATTTCGAGCAGCTTTATTATCTAAAATATCCAAACTAA
- a CDS encoding ABC transporter substrate-binding protein produces the protein MRIILMLLLTLAACTQIKKTKTIDESQISAISKQKLNEARDLIKANQPKLAISKLSELHDNGLSPVEKALKYNLKGVTLFNMGEVDKALLNFEVSEKYAPRDTQLYSQVQLNMASGHFKLNQFNELNDRLNKIDRKVLTDAEKKKYAQLALAYGNKVENHPLIVSSSLTLMSDVKTFGEIQSNNLYEPMKASFNKMSQGQKIEMLEEFNDSKNLAVAQLAMIEADERYLGGDKSGAQDVTAWLSSEFGDNAEVQTFVKDFELRFANSSRISISDIGLVLPLTGEKAQFGEKALSGIDTGLKVLGMNENVKIHTKDSVDSPAQGAQAVLELIREKKVSFIIGGLFPESAKAEYLEARKYGVLYISLSQINLPKEEKNHHLIEVQGSIESQVETLLSEDMINKFGTRIGVIFPDNEGGKAYVDEIWRKATQKNLSVTSVASFPKNTHDYRDTAQLYLGLKYPRERSEELKIMDDVYSLEKSSIRRVQTLPPVLDFDWVFLATYPHEATQLIPTLGYYDANRIKVIGGPSWVSKSMVKEQKNLGTLYFVGDDPQDINQEMLTKFQEIYGKPAGLIEIISLDAMKLGADTLTATGEVSSRDDFDAKLKSHGKLKGLTTEWEFKDGIWVKRMNAMTITRGEIVKLFGSEKLQ, from the coding sequence GTGCGTATCATTCTGATGCTCCTCCTCACTCTTGCGGCCTGTACGCAAATTAAAAAAACTAAAACTATTGATGAATCGCAGATCTCGGCCATCTCGAAGCAGAAACTTAATGAAGCTCGGGATCTCATCAAGGCCAATCAACCTAAGCTAGCGATCTCAAAACTTTCTGAACTTCACGATAATGGTCTTTCTCCAGTAGAGAAGGCGCTTAAGTATAATTTGAAAGGTGTGACTCTCTTCAATATGGGAGAAGTTGATAAGGCCCTTTTAAATTTCGAAGTTTCTGAAAAGTACGCTCCTAGAGACACTCAGCTTTACAGCCAAGTCCAACTTAATATGGCGAGCGGCCACTTCAAACTTAATCAGTTCAATGAGCTCAATGATCGTCTGAATAAGATCGATCGTAAGGTCCTGACTGATGCGGAAAAGAAGAAGTATGCTCAGCTTGCTCTTGCTTACGGAAACAAGGTTGAAAATCATCCACTAATCGTTTCTTCATCACTGACTCTCATGAGTGACGTTAAAACTTTTGGTGAAATCCAAAGCAATAATCTTTATGAACCAATGAAGGCCTCATTTAATAAAATGAGCCAAGGTCAGAAGATTGAAATGCTGGAAGAATTCAACGACAGCAAGAATCTGGCAGTTGCCCAGCTTGCTATGATTGAAGCAGACGAGCGCTACCTTGGTGGCGATAAATCAGGTGCTCAAGATGTGACGGCCTGGCTTAGCTCTGAGTTTGGTGACAATGCTGAAGTTCAGACTTTCGTAAAAGATTTTGAACTTCGTTTTGCCAATTCTTCTCGCATCAGCATCTCCGATATCGGTCTGGTTCTTCCTTTAACAGGGGAGAAGGCGCAGTTTGGTGAGAAGGCCTTAAGTGGTATTGATACGGGTCTAAAAGTTCTTGGCATGAATGAGAACGTTAAGATCCACACCAAGGATTCAGTTGATTCTCCGGCCCAAGGTGCGCAGGCAGTGCTGGAACTTATTCGTGAGAAAAAAGTTTCTTTCATTATCGGTGGTCTATTCCCTGAGTCTGCCAAAGCGGAATATTTAGAGGCCCGTAAGTATGGCGTCCTTTATATTTCTCTTTCTCAGATCAACCTTCCAAAAGAAGAGAAAAACCACCACCTAATTGAAGTACAAGGTTCAATTGAGTCTCAAGTTGAAACACTTCTTTCTGAAGACATGATCAATAAATTCGGAACTCGTATCGGGGTCATCTTCCCGGACAACGAAGGTGGTAAGGCCTACGTTGATGAGATCTGGAGAAAGGCCACTCAGAAAAACCTAAGTGTTACGAGTGTGGCGAGCTTCCCGAAAAATACTCACGATTACCGTGATACCGCTCAATTATATTTGGGTCTAAAGTATCCTCGTGAGCGTTCAGAAGAACTAAAAATTATGGATGACGTTTATTCGCTCGAGAAGTCGTCTATCCGTCGTGTTCAAACGCTTCCGCCGGTGCTGGATTTTGACTGGGTCTTCCTGGCGACTTATCCTCATGAAGCAACTCAACTCATCCCAACTCTTGGCTACTATGATGCTAATCGCATCAAGGTCATTGGTGGGCCAAGCTGGGTATCTAAGTCGATGGTGAAGGAACAGAAGAACCTTGGAACACTTTACTTCGTGGGTGATGATCCGCAAGACATCAACCAGGAAATGTTAACGAAGTTCCAGGAAATCTATGGAAAACCTGCGGGCCTAATCGAGATCATTTCTCTTGATGCCATGAAACTCGGTGCTGACACTCTGACTGCGACAGGCGAGGTTTCAAGCCGCGATGACTTCGACGCAAAATTAAAGTCTCATGGAAAACTCAAAGGTCTAACGACAGAGTGGGAATTCAAAGACGGCATCTGGGTTAAACGCATGAATGCGATGACCATCACAAGAGGCGAGATTGTGAAGCTCTTTGGATCAGAAAAACTTCAATAA